In Periplaneta americana isolate PAMFEO1 chromosome 3, P.americana_PAMFEO1_priV1, whole genome shotgun sequence, the following are encoded in one genomic region:
- the LOC138695998 gene encoding uncharacterized protein isoform X1 yields MKNFSEEDTAAKLYHYYKDGNWRNIIKMFQEEQGQDGERFYDELYLWVRPSEENLHFIEQQTLKYGCSRLVSIGCGSGLLEWLIHKATNLEVIGVEVDRSWWESGYAPPTFLPLYYADEVQASDVITSSNSTLLFCYFNNGPAFTDYMKRYNGNCFIVIGPGEGRGTHTNPSPFNVQLEDQAAWNLVAFQEIQHTKDFITVYVRAQYIQT; encoded by the exons GAAATTGGAGAAATATCATCAAAATGTTCCAAGAAGAGCAAGGTCAAGATGGCGAGAGGTTTTATGATGAGCTTTACCTCTGGGTAAGACCATCTGAAGAAAATCTACACTTCATCGAACaacaaactctaaaatatgggTGCAGTCGGCTGGTCAGCATTGGATGTGGAAGTGGACTACTGGAATGGCTCATACACAAAGCCACCA ATCTGGAAGTAATTGGCGTTGAAGTGGATCGGTCATGGTGGGAGTCTGGGTATGCACCTCCCACATTTCTGCCGCTGTACTATGCGGACGAGGTCCAGGCCTCTGATGTCATCACCAGCAGCAACTCGACCCTCCTGTTCTGTTACTTTAACAATGGACCTGCATTTACCGACTATATGAAACGTTACAATGGCAACTGCTTCATCGTGATTGGCCCTGGAGAAGGCAGAGGTACACATACAAATCCATCACCTTTTAACGTCCAGCTTGAGGACCAAGCAGCGTGGAACCTGGTGGCCTTCCAAGAGATACAACACACCAAGGATTTCATTACTGTATATGTCAGGGCCCAGTACATACAAACATAG
- the LOC138695998 gene encoding uncharacterized protein isoform X2: MFQEEQGQDGERFYDELYLWVRPSEENLHFIEQQTLKYGCSRLVSIGCGSGLLEWLIHKATNLEVIGVEVDRSWWESGYAPPTFLPLYYADEVQASDVITSSNSTLLFCYFNNGPAFTDYMKRYNGNCFIVIGPGEGRGTHTNPSPFNVQLEDQAAWNLVAFQEIQHTKDFITVYVRAQYIQT; the protein is encoded by the exons ATGTTCCAAGAAGAGCAAGGTCAAGATGGCGAGAGGTTTTATGATGAGCTTTACCTCTGGGTAAGACCATCTGAAGAAAATCTACACTTCATCGAACaacaaactctaaaatatgggTGCAGTCGGCTGGTCAGCATTGGATGTGGAAGTGGACTACTGGAATGGCTCATACACAAAGCCACCA ATCTGGAAGTAATTGGCGTTGAAGTGGATCGGTCATGGTGGGAGTCTGGGTATGCACCTCCCACATTTCTGCCGCTGTACTATGCGGACGAGGTCCAGGCCTCTGATGTCATCACCAGCAGCAACTCGACCCTCCTGTTCTGTTACTTTAACAATGGACCTGCATTTACCGACTATATGAAACGTTACAATGGCAACTGCTTCATCGTGATTGGCCCTGGAGAAGGCAGAGGTACACATACAAATCCATCACCTTTTAACGTCCAGCTTGAGGACCAAGCAGCGTGGAACCTGGTGGCCTTCCAAGAGATACAACACACCAAGGATTTCATTACTGTATATGTCAGGGCCCAGTACATACAAACATAG